Proteins encoded together in one Impatiens glandulifera chromosome 1, dImpGla2.1, whole genome shotgun sequence window:
- the LOC124940871 gene encoding fatty acyl-CoA reductase 2, chloroplastic, with protein MGAVSVPSFSSIIPKRCNMLALSIKSDQKKFLLCCHGGAAAAASGPAGPLGKAIKSSSLSSALTERSTTSSASSSMDSASLVLSPNGKVPKMVEMQDGIGIVQFLRGKSFLITGATGFLAKVLVEKILRTEPEVDKIFLLIKAKNKEAAMERLKNEIINAEIFKCLQQTYGKSYQAFMLSKLVPVMGNVCDNNIGMEDNAANMIAQEVDIIVNSAANTTFDERYDVSLDINTKGPTRILNFAKKCHKLKLFIQVSTAYVNGQRLGRIMEKPFAIGDSIAGESSLFQSSNIAPPTLKVEDELKWAMQSKDALGNSLAASQKMRELGLERAKKYGWQDTYVFTKAMGEMLIDSMRGEVPVVIVRPSVIESTYREPFPGWMEGNRMMDPIVLYYGRGLLTGFLVDPKGVIDVVPADMVVNATLAAMAKHGSSSKSEINLYQVASSVVNPLVFKDLASLLYDHFSLSPFLDAKGRPIEVTDMKLFTSMEDFSSHLWKDANRRIESASATSNGNCKLAKKLENIYKKTVEKAKHLADIYQPYTFYSGRFDNSNTERLMKLMSEEEMREFGFDVGSIDWRDYISNVHIPGLRKHVMKERRV; from the exons ATGGGGGCTGTCTCTGTTCCTTCATTCTCTTCAATTATCCCAAAGAGATGCAATATGCTTGCTTTATCCATTAAGAGTGATCAAAAGAAGTTCCTCTTGTGCTGCCATGGTggtgctgctgctgctgcttctgGTCCTGCTGGTCCTCTGGGGAAGGCAATCAAATCAAGCAGTCTGTCTTCTGCTTTGACTGAAAGATCAACAACCTCTTCTGCTTCTTCTTCCATGGATTCTGCTAGTTTGGTTTTATCACCAAATGGGAAGGTTCCTAAAATGGTGGAGATGCAAGACGGCATTGGAATTGTTCAATTCCTTCGTGGCAAGAGCTTTCTCATTACAGGCGCAACTGGGTTCTTGGCTAAAG TTCTTGTTGAGAAGATACTAAGGACTGAACCAGAGGTGGATAAGATTTTTCTCCTGATCAAAGCAAAGAACAAGGAAGCTGCCATGGAGAGACTGAAAAATGAA ATCATAAATGCAGAGATCTTTAAGTGTCTTCAACAAACTTATGGTAAATCCTATCAAGCTTTCATGTTGAGCAAGCTTGTTCCTGTCATGGGTAATGTTTGCGACAATAATATTGGGATGGAGGATAACGCGGCCAACATGATCGCTCAAGAGGTCGATATAATCGTCAATTCTGCTGCCAACACCACCTTTGATGAaag GTATGATGTTTCTCTTGACATAAACACAAAGGGTCCGACTCGAATCTTGAACTTTGCAAAAAAATGTCACAAGTTAAAACTCTTCATTCAAGTATCAACCG CTTACGTTAATGGACAAAGACTGGGACGAATAATGGAAAAGCCATTCGCCATTGGAGATAGCATAGCTGGAGAGAGCTCCCTCTTTCAATCTTCAAACATAGCTCCCCCTACTCTTAAAGTAGAAGATGAACTCAAATGGGCAATGCAATCTAAAGATGCACTTGGTAACAGCTTAGCAGCATCTCAGAAAATGAGAGAATTGGGACTAGAAAG GGCAAAGAAATATGGATGGCAAGATACATATGTTTTCACAAAGGCGATGGGAGAAATGCTCATTGATAGTATGAGAGGAGAAGTACCAGTTGTGATAGTCCGGCCAAGTGTTATAGAGAGCACTTACAGGGAGCCATTCCCCGGTTGGATGGAAGGAAACAG GATGATGGATCCAATTGTTCTCTACTATGGAAGAGGCCTTCTGACTGGCTTTCTTGTAGATCCAAAAGGGGTCATTGATGTT GTACCAGCAGATATGGTTGTGAATGCAACATTAGCAGCCATGGCTAAACATGGGTCAAGTTCAAAATCAGAGATAAATCTCTATCAGGTGGCTTCCTCTGTGGTGAATCCATTGGTTTTCAAAGACCTGGCAAGCCTGTTATATGATCATTTCAGTTTATCACCGTTTTTGGACGCGAAAGGGAGGCCAATTGAAGTGACAGACATGAAGCTATTCACTTCCATGGAAGATTTCTCTTCCCATTTATGGAAAGATGCTAATAGGAGAATTGAGTCGGCTTCTGCAACTTCGAATGGAAACTGTAAATTGGCAAAGAAGCTTGAAAACATATATAAGAAGACAGTGGAGAAAGCCAAGCATCTAGCTGACATATATCAGCCTTACACCTTTTACAGTGGAAG GTTTGATAACTCAAACACAGAGAGGCTGATGAAGTTGATGTCTGAAGAAGAAATGAGAGAATTTGGATTTGATGTTGGAAGCATAGATTGGAGGGATTACATATCAAATGTTCATATCCCTGGTCTCAGGAAGCATGTTATGAAGGAAAG